Proteins found in one Drosophila busckii strain San Diego stock center, stock number 13000-0081.31 chromosome 2R, ASM1175060v1, whole genome shotgun sequence genomic segment:
- the LOC108596490 gene encoding mucin-5AC isoform X11, whose translation MDLSLERDSSALGSLFQQIINDMKNTSPLWEDFVAKASKLHTCLRAAIQAIAAYLDAFQKIADAATNSRGASKEIGTALTRVCLRHKAVETRLKSFTGAIMDCLVQPLQDKIEDWKRTVATIDKDHAKEHKRCRTELKKRSSDTLRLQKKARKGQTDNSLQSLMDSHMQDVTLRRAELEDVEKKSLRAAMIEERLRYCSFVHMLQPVVHEECEVMSELGHLQEAMQSIALVTKEPSVLPQASEELIHVAKASINLYPESPGGGSGSQGGGCSNSLGSRKSSVCSISSMNSSGSSNSPGHHHYQRSLSQFVTPAIRLKPGESSDSGFCSSPALTTQATNASNQTHAVATWPPHSQDVVDTLPPTADRPHTISTTYEKGHQRPPLTVYTFQNPETIHESSSSNSLVPTGNSSSGQNTPATQKSPAATLSRPPLPVKPAHVRCSSLERPLSAQSNHRQNSAQNLLQRQCPSPIPAHITKGTPSGGSIASGLGFVYQISSPTPPPSAHEPLKITESTATVDSAEADERSRASVLQKASMFEKQAAATTAPNNVPRRSEEIRVAEQQEMDKSFEDSIQALNNLIGELDSFQREIDEGKGKQQQQHNNNNSSSNSNSGASSNNSNQELLLLPTTIDSISNQTNSSGCGTDISDTTSEELEQQHQQQQQLAASSSRLGASDSELSRCYVSETSSLTAGYENPTFAHFAAQREDGSEGRSLYADSVSLAASDTVCQQRHAYVDSDSGSAVVVIYDHQIPNTPDIEFVKQNSEIVLLRTKDPQQLQLHEMRELQQLPDNLAGSPESPDGATGTSSSSSAPRAATATVAPAKQRLSSFRASSEQQLQLLGRASPHRGTVRPSLEQQQQPQQQQQQQQQQPQQQQLIASDSNGLRLKLPPKPSSLSIFNANTLDTSNSSSSSNSSSKPVIPRKFDFKADLDAKIRQQKLKVQQQLQQQQQSNSQQQLPAHSPTTTTTQSPPTTTATTPTTTTTSINCNVINKPDAIACASAIAASLSQIHLHRMPKPNQTSATYNHAPYKTPTTTATTTTTTPAAKLSLLSSSTSSSSSPTSSTITAAISAALLPAMPQLPARATPTPAATNSNNTITSNSFMCSNANANANAHAQVKPCITPRPASLSGGAGAGAAAALGGSSTRIARRSSINQAKPPPPVRRSSSVTPSPNNSNLLQHQQQMLSNSSEHLPPPPAFMLEAATATYNTTATTATDMPSSALRVSETVRALAALRHQPASPVALRRLQQQQQQHTQQQQQQRAPSLQTTPHTQSLHQSPATSAELDYEAYYNSYMQLHAYANSQQQQQQQQLHYQQQQQPPTPPPYQAPPPADGSFRTSSPSAGGIYAQPKLMSNMSSFRTSSPSPNGHGHAHALPPTQPKANPNLIAQLNARINSKQQQQQQHQQQQHVAEGIYGNAGDNIYMRGGLSMTQQQQQQHIDAAAQQAAQRQQQQQQQQQQQHYTCPPPLEDPPPPPIYSATMPKKMSRAHAAYSSNNSNHHGNSNNSSSSNMSNHMASAYAAASASATLPKNMLHQQQQQQQQQQQRLLQQQQQQQYHQPAGVGNGHANQRSQMPLPQQQQQQLQQRQPPIPSRHSSVQQKIFVSTNPFIQTTAVKFHSPSSVHSTPAASPTCGSLAAAASLASIYGTTARGGGAAAASQQYHQQQQQQQQHYYRDVAGGNNSNGGSVYYASHNNAHAHAHAHTPHMPHVQAQAHHSNYAASTNIEKTGNIRAKTKAEFLENLNAKLAKQGMSGRAFAVRNLINSKALPDPRICHESLMDQIKRGAPLKRNQKINDRSAPKIH comes from the exons AATACTTCGCCACTTTGGGAGGATTTTGTGGCAAAGGCCAGTAAACTGCACACATGTCTGCG cgcTGCTATTCAGGCAATTGCTGCCTATTTGGATGCCTTCCAAAAAATTGCCGATGCGGCCACCAATTCCAGAG GTGCATCCAAGGAAATCGGCACCGCCTTGACGCGCGTCTGTCTGCGCCACAAGGCGGTCGAGACGCGCCTCAAATCGTTCACGGGCGCCATCATGGACTGCCTGGTGCAGCCGCTGCAGGACAAAATCGAGGACTGGAAGCGCACAGTGGCGACCATTGACAAGGATCATGCCAAGGAGCACAAGCGTTGCCGCACCGAGTTGAAGAAGCGCTCCAGCGACACGCTGCGACTGCAGAAAAAAGCGCGCAAGGGCCAAACGGACAACAGTCTGCAGTCGCTGATGGACTCGCATATGCAGGATGTGACGCTGCGGCGCGCCGAGCTGGAGGATGTCGAGAAGAAGTCGCTGCGCGCTGCCATGATCGAGGAGCGGCTGCGCTACTGCAGCTTCGTGCACATGCTGCAGCCCGTGGTGCATGAGGAATGCGAGGTCATGTCCGAGCTGGGCCATCTGCAG gaAGCCATGCAGTCGATTGCGCTGGTCACCAAGGAGCCCAGCGTGCTGCCCCAGGCCTCCGAGGAGCTGATTCATGTGGCCAAGGCCAGCATCAATCTATATCCGGAGTCACCTGGCGGCGGCTCCGGCTCACAGGGCGGCGGCTGCTCCAACTCTTTGGGCTCACGCAAAAGTTCCGTTTGCTCCATCAGCAGCATGAACAGCAGCGGCTCCAGCAACTCACCGGGACATCATCACTATCAACGCTCATTGTCGCAG TTTGTAACGCCCGCAATTCGCTTGAAACCTGGTGAATCCAGTGATAGTGGCTTTTGCTCATCGCCAGCGCTAACAACACag GCTACAAATGCGAGCAACCAGACACATGCTGTTGCCACTTGGCCGCCACATTCGCAGGATGTTGTCGATACGCTGCCACCAACTGCGGATCGTCCGCATACGATTAGCACCACCTATGAGAAGGGACATCAGCGTCCGCCGCTAACTGTTTACACGTTCCAGAATCCCGAGACCATACACgagtccagcagcagcaacagtctgGTGCCcactggcaacagcagctcggGACAGAATACGCCGGCAACACAAAAATCGCCAGCGGCAACGCTCAGTCGTCCGCCCTTGCCAGTG AAGCCGGCGCATGTG CGCTGCTCATCGCTGGAGCGTCCGCTGTCGGCGCAGAGCAATCATCGCCAGAATAGCGCACAGAATCTGCTGCAGCGTCAGTGCCCATCGCCGATTCCAGCTCATATCACGAAAG GTACAcccagcggcggcagcattGCCAGCGGTCTCGGCTTTGTCTATCAGATAAGTTCACCAACGCCACCGCCCAGCGCCCACGAGCCGCTCAAGATCACCGAATCCACAGCCACTGTGGACAGCGCCGAAGCCGACGAGCGCTCCCGCGCCTCTGTGCTGCAAAAGGCGTCCATGTTCGAGaagcaagcggcagcaacaactgcgcCCAACAATGTGCCGCGACGCTCCGAGGAGATTCGCGTTGCCGAGCAGCAGGAAATGG aCAAATCTTTCGAAGATTCAATCCaagctttaaacaatttaattggcGAACTAGACTCTTTTCAACGTGAAATCGATGAGGGCAagggcaagcagcagcagcagcacaacaacaacaacagcagcagcaatagcaacagcggcgccagcagcaacaacagcaaccaggaattgctgctgctgccaaccaCCATCGACTCGATCAGCAATCAAACCAACTCCAGTGGCTGCGGCACTGACATTTCGGACACCACCTCcgaggagctggagcagcagcaccaacaacaacagcagcttgcagccagcagcagtcgtCTGGGCGCCAGCGATTCCGAGCTGAGTCGCTGCTATGTAAGCGAGACCAGCTCGCTGACCGCCGGCTATGAGAATCCCACATTCGCTCACTTTGCAGCGCAGCGCGAAGACGGCAGCGAGGGTCGCTCGCTGTACGCGGACAGCGTCTCGCTGGCTGCATCGGATACAGTTTGCCAGCAGCGTCACGCGTACGTggacagcgacagcggcagcgccgTGGTCGTCATCTATGATCATCAGATTCCCAATACGCCGGACATTGAGTTTGTGAAGCAGAATTCGGAGATTGTGCTGCTGCGCACCAAAGatccgcagcagctgcagctgcatgagatgcgtgagctgcagcagctgccggaCAATCTGGCTGGCTCGCCCGAGTCGCCAGATGGCGCCACTggtacaagcagcagcagcagcgcaccaagagcagcgacagcaactgtGGCGCCTGCCAAGCAGCGACTCTCCTCATTTCGCGCTTcaagtgagcagcagctgcagctgctgggaCGCGCAAGTCCGCACAGAGGTACAGTAAGGCCTAGtttagagcaacaacaacaaccacaacagcagcaacaacagcagcagcagcaaccacaacaacaacagttgatAGCCAGTGATAGCAATGGCTTGCGGCTTAAGCTGCCGCCAAAGccaagcagcttaagcattttCAATGCCAACACGCTCGAtacgagcaacagcagcagcagcagcaacagcagcagcaagccagTGATACCTAGAAAGTTTGACTTTAAGGCTGATTTAGATGCCAAAATACGCCAGCAGAAACtcaaagtgcaacagcaattgcagcaacagcagcaaagcaactcacagcagcaactgccagcacactcaccaacaacaacaacaacacagtcgcccccaacaacaacagcaactacaccaacaactactactacttcaaTAAACTGTAATGTCATTAATAAACCAGACGCTATTGCATGCGCATCAGCAATCGCAGCAAGCTTAAGCCAAATTCATCTGCATCGTATGCCAAAACCAAATCAAACATCAGCAACATACAATCATGCGCCATACAAAacgcccacaacaacagcaaccacaacaacaacaacacctgCGGCTAAACTGTCATTGCTATCATCATCAACTTCATCTTCATCTTCACCAACATCATCCACcataacagcagcaatctCAGCCGCATTGCTGCCTGCCATGCCCCAACTGCCCGCCAgagcaacgccaacgccagcagcaaccaacagcaacaacacaatcACTTCCAATTCATTTATGTGctccaatgccaatgccaatgccaatgcccaTGCCCAAGTTAAGCCGTGCATAACGCCCAGGCCGGCATCGCTGTCCG gaggagctggagctggagcagcagctgctttgggCGGCAGCTCCACGCGCATTGCACGTCGTTCGTCCATAAATCAAGCCAAGCCACCGCCGCCAGTGCGACGCAGCTCCTCGGTTACGCCTAGTCCCAACAATAGCAAC ctgctgcagcatcaacaacaaatgcttagCAACTCCAGCGAGcatttgccgccgccgcccgccTTTATGCttgaggcagcaacagcaacatacaacacaacagcaaccacagcaacagATATGCCCAGCTCTGCGCTTAGAGTATCAGAGACAGTGCGCGCTTTGGCAGCGCTGCGGCATCAGCCAGCCTCGCCTGTTGCACTGCGtcgcttgcaacagcagcagcagcaacatacacaacagcaacagcagcaacgcgcGCCTTCACTGCAG ACAACACCACACACTCAGTCCCTGCACCAGTCCCCAGCAACTAGCGCTGAACTAGACTACGAAGCTTACTACAACTCCTATATGCAGCTGCATGCGTacgccaacagccaacagcagcagcagcaacagcaacttcattatcagcagcagcagcagccgcccaCACCGCCGCCCTATCAAGCTCCACCGCCGGCAGATGGC TCGTTTCGCACCTCATCGCCCAGCGCTGGTGGCATCTACGCGCAGCCCAAGCTGATGAGCAACATGTCCAGCTTTCGCACCAGCAGTCCCAGTCCCAATGGTCATGGACATGCTCATGCGCTGCCACCAACACAGCCCAAGGCTAATCCGAATCTAATTGCACAGCTCAATGCACGcatcaacagcaaacagcagcagcagcagcaacaccagcaacagcaacatgttgccgaAGGCATTTATGGCAATGCAGGCGACAACATTTACATGCGCGGCGGTCTCTCCAtgacacagcagcaacagcagcaacacattgACG CAGCTgcgcaacaagcagcacaacgacagcagcagcagcaacaacagcaacagcagcaacattataCATGCCCACCGCCATTAGAAGATCCACCACCGCCGCCCATTTACTCAGCCACTATGCCCAAGAAAATGTCACGCGCTCATGCTGcatacagcagcaacaacagcaaccatcatggcaacagcaacaatagcagcagcagcaacatgtccAATCATATGGCCAGTGCCTATGCTGCAGCCTCAGCCAGCGCTACGTTGCCCAAAAACATgctacaccaacaacaacaacaacagcagcagcaacagcaacgtttgctacagcagcaacaacaacaacaatatcatcAGCCCGCAGGCGTTGGCAATGGTCACGCTAATCAGCGCTCGCAAATGCCactgccccagcagcagcagcaacagttgcagcaacgaCAGCCTCCCATACCATCGCGTCATTCCAGTGTGCAGCAAAAGATTTTCGTTTCAACGAATCCATTTATACAAACGACAGCCGTCAAGTTTCATTCGCCATCGTCGGTGCACTCAACGCCCGCCGCCTCGCCCACCTGCGGCTCGCTCGCCGCAGCTGCATCTTTGGCCAGCATTTATGGCACAACAGCGCGTGGCGgcggcgccgctgctgcctcGCAGCAAtatcatcagcaacagcagcagcagcagcaacactatTATCGCGATGTTGCTGGCGGCAATAATAGCAATGGCGGCTCTGTTTACTATGCCAGCCACAacaacgcccacgcccacgctcaCGCCCATACGCCCCACATGCCCCATGTCCAGGCCCAGGCCCATCATTCAA ACTATGCCGCGAGCACAAATATCGAAAAGACTGGCAACATACGTGCCAAGACCAAGGCTGAATTTCTCGAGAATCTCAATGCGAAATTGGCCAAACAGGGCATGTCCGGACGTGCATTTGCAGTGCGAAATCTAATCAACAGCAAGGCCCTG CCGGATCCGCGCATCTGTCATGAGTCGTTAATGGATCAAATAAAGCGCGGCGCACCGCTTAAGCGTAATCAGAAAATCAACGATCGCAGCGCACccaaaatacattaa
- the LOC108596490 gene encoding inner centromere protein A isoform X14, whose protein sequence is MDLSLERDSSALGSLFQQIINDMKNTSPLWEDFVAKASKLHTCLRAAIQAIAAYLDAFQKIADAATNSRGASKEIGTALTRVCLRHKAVETRLKSFTGAIMDCLVQPLQDKIEDWKRTVATIDKDHAKEHKRCRTELKKRSSDTLRLQKKARKGQTDNSLQSLMDSHMQDVTLRRAELEDVEKKSLRAAMIEERLRYCSFVHMLQPVVHEECEVMSELGHLQEAMQSIALVTKEPSVLPQASEELIHVAKASINLYPESPGGGSGSQGGGCSNSLGSRKSSVCSISSMNSSGSSNSPGHHHYQRSLSQFVTPAIRLKPGESSDSGFCSSPALTTQATNASNQTHAVATWPPHSQDVVDTLPPTADRPHTISTTYEKGHQRPPLTVYTFQNPETIHESSSSNSLVPTGNSSSGQNTPATQKSPAATLSRPPLPVRCSSLERPLSAQSNHRQNSAQNLLQRQCPSPIPAHITKDKSFEDSIQALNNLIGELDSFQREIDEGKGKQQQQHNNNNSSSNSNSGASSNNSNQELLLLPTTIDSISNQTNSSGCGTDISDTTSEELEQQHQQQQQLAASSSRLGASDSELSRCYVSETSSLTAGYENPTFAHFAAQREDGSEGRSLYADSVSLAASDTVCQQRHAYVDSDSGSAVVVIYDHQIPNTPDIEFVKQNSEIVLLRTKDPQQLQLHEMRELQQLPDNLAGSPESPDGATGTSSSSSAPRAATATVAPAKQRLSSFRASSEQQLQLLGRASPHRGTVRPSLEQQQQPQQQQQQQQQQPQQQQLIASDSNGLRLKLPPKPSSLSIFNANTLDTSNSSSSSNSSSKPVIPRKFDFKADLDAKIRQQKLKVQQQLQQQQQSNSQQQLPAHSPTTTTTQSPPTTTATTPTTTTTSINCNVINKPDAIACASAIAASLSQIHLHRMPKPNQTSATYNHAPYKTPTTTATTTTTTPAAKLSLLSSSTSSSSSPTSSTITAAISAALLPAMPQLPARATPTPAATNSNNTITSNSFMCSNANANANAHAQVKPCITPRPASLSGGAGAGAAAALGGSSTRIARRSSINQAKPPPPVRRSSSVTPSPNNSNLLQHQQQMLSNSSEHLPPPPAFMLEAATATYNTTATTATDMPSSALRVSETVRALAALRHQPASPVALRRLQQQQQQHTQQQQQQRAPSLQTTPHTQSLHQSPATSAELDYEAYYNSYMQLHAYANSQQQQQQQQLHYQQQQQPPTPPPYQAPPPADGSFRTSSPSAGGIYAQPKLMSNMSSFRTSSPSPNGHGHAHALPPTQPKANPNLIAQLNARINSKQQQQQQHQQQQHVAEGIYGNAGDNIYMRGGLSMTQQQQQQHIDAAAQQAAQRQQQQQQQQQQQHYTCPPPLEDPPPPPIYSATMPKKMSRAHAAYSSNNSNHHGNSNNSSSSNMSNHMASAYAAASASATLPKNMLHQQQQQQQQQQQRLLQQQQQQQYHQPAGVGNGHANQRSQMPLPQQQQQQLQQRQPPIPSRHSSVQQKIFVSTNPFIQTTAVKFHSPSSVHSTPAASPTCGSLAAAASLASIYGTTARGGGAAAASQQYHQQQQQQQQHYYRDVAGGNNSNGGSVYYASHNNAHAHAHAHTPHMPHVQAQAHHSNYAASTNIEKTGNIRAKTKAEFLENLNAKLAKQGMSGRAFAVRNLINSKALPDPRICHESLMDQIKRGAPLKRNQKINDRSAPKIH, encoded by the exons AATACTTCGCCACTTTGGGAGGATTTTGTGGCAAAGGCCAGTAAACTGCACACATGTCTGCG cgcTGCTATTCAGGCAATTGCTGCCTATTTGGATGCCTTCCAAAAAATTGCCGATGCGGCCACCAATTCCAGAG GTGCATCCAAGGAAATCGGCACCGCCTTGACGCGCGTCTGTCTGCGCCACAAGGCGGTCGAGACGCGCCTCAAATCGTTCACGGGCGCCATCATGGACTGCCTGGTGCAGCCGCTGCAGGACAAAATCGAGGACTGGAAGCGCACAGTGGCGACCATTGACAAGGATCATGCCAAGGAGCACAAGCGTTGCCGCACCGAGTTGAAGAAGCGCTCCAGCGACACGCTGCGACTGCAGAAAAAAGCGCGCAAGGGCCAAACGGACAACAGTCTGCAGTCGCTGATGGACTCGCATATGCAGGATGTGACGCTGCGGCGCGCCGAGCTGGAGGATGTCGAGAAGAAGTCGCTGCGCGCTGCCATGATCGAGGAGCGGCTGCGCTACTGCAGCTTCGTGCACATGCTGCAGCCCGTGGTGCATGAGGAATGCGAGGTCATGTCCGAGCTGGGCCATCTGCAG gaAGCCATGCAGTCGATTGCGCTGGTCACCAAGGAGCCCAGCGTGCTGCCCCAGGCCTCCGAGGAGCTGATTCATGTGGCCAAGGCCAGCATCAATCTATATCCGGAGTCACCTGGCGGCGGCTCCGGCTCACAGGGCGGCGGCTGCTCCAACTCTTTGGGCTCACGCAAAAGTTCCGTTTGCTCCATCAGCAGCATGAACAGCAGCGGCTCCAGCAACTCACCGGGACATCATCACTATCAACGCTCATTGTCGCAG TTTGTAACGCCCGCAATTCGCTTGAAACCTGGTGAATCCAGTGATAGTGGCTTTTGCTCATCGCCAGCGCTAACAACACag GCTACAAATGCGAGCAACCAGACACATGCTGTTGCCACTTGGCCGCCACATTCGCAGGATGTTGTCGATACGCTGCCACCAACTGCGGATCGTCCGCATACGATTAGCACCACCTATGAGAAGGGACATCAGCGTCCGCCGCTAACTGTTTACACGTTCCAGAATCCCGAGACCATACACgagtccagcagcagcaacagtctgGTGCCcactggcaacagcagctcggGACAGAATACGCCGGCAACACAAAAATCGCCAGCGGCAACGCTCAGTCGTCCGCCCTTGCCAGTG CGCTGCTCATCGCTGGAGCGTCCGCTGTCGGCGCAGAGCAATCATCGCCAGAATAGCGCACAGAATCTGCTGCAGCGTCAGTGCCCATCGCCGATTCCAGCTCATATCACGAAAG aCAAATCTTTCGAAGATTCAATCCaagctttaaacaatttaattggcGAACTAGACTCTTTTCAACGTGAAATCGATGAGGGCAagggcaagcagcagcagcagcacaacaacaacaacagcagcagcaatagcaacagcggcgccagcagcaacaacagcaaccaggaattgctgctgctgccaaccaCCATCGACTCGATCAGCAATCAAACCAACTCCAGTGGCTGCGGCACTGACATTTCGGACACCACCTCcgaggagctggagcagcagcaccaacaacaacagcagcttgcagccagcagcagtcgtCTGGGCGCCAGCGATTCCGAGCTGAGTCGCTGCTATGTAAGCGAGACCAGCTCGCTGACCGCCGGCTATGAGAATCCCACATTCGCTCACTTTGCAGCGCAGCGCGAAGACGGCAGCGAGGGTCGCTCGCTGTACGCGGACAGCGTCTCGCTGGCTGCATCGGATACAGTTTGCCAGCAGCGTCACGCGTACGTggacagcgacagcggcagcgccgTGGTCGTCATCTATGATCATCAGATTCCCAATACGCCGGACATTGAGTTTGTGAAGCAGAATTCGGAGATTGTGCTGCTGCGCACCAAAGatccgcagcagctgcagctgcatgagatgcgtgagctgcagcagctgccggaCAATCTGGCTGGCTCGCCCGAGTCGCCAGATGGCGCCACTggtacaagcagcagcagcagcgcaccaagagcagcgacagcaactgtGGCGCCTGCCAAGCAGCGACTCTCCTCATTTCGCGCTTcaagtgagcagcagctgcagctgctgggaCGCGCAAGTCCGCACAGAGGTACAGTAAGGCCTAGtttagagcaacaacaacaaccacaacagcagcaacaacagcagcagcagcaaccacaacaacaacagttgatAGCCAGTGATAGCAATGGCTTGCGGCTTAAGCTGCCGCCAAAGccaagcagcttaagcattttCAATGCCAACACGCTCGAtacgagcaacagcagcagcagcagcaacagcagcagcaagccagTGATACCTAGAAAGTTTGACTTTAAGGCTGATTTAGATGCCAAAATACGCCAGCAGAAACtcaaagtgcaacagcaattgcagcaacagcagcaaagcaactcacagcagcaactgccagcacactcaccaacaacaacaacaacacagtcgcccccaacaacaacagcaactacaccaacaactactactacttcaaTAAACTGTAATGTCATTAATAAACCAGACGCTATTGCATGCGCATCAGCAATCGCAGCAAGCTTAAGCCAAATTCATCTGCATCGTATGCCAAAACCAAATCAAACATCAGCAACATACAATCATGCGCCATACAAAacgcccacaacaacagcaaccacaacaacaacaacacctgCGGCTAAACTGTCATTGCTATCATCATCAACTTCATCTTCATCTTCACCAACATCATCCACcataacagcagcaatctCAGCCGCATTGCTGCCTGCCATGCCCCAACTGCCCGCCAgagcaacgccaacgccagcagcaaccaacagcaacaacacaatcACTTCCAATTCATTTATGTGctccaatgccaatgccaatgccaatgcccaTGCCCAAGTTAAGCCGTGCATAACGCCCAGGCCGGCATCGCTGTCCG gaggagctggagctggagcagcagctgctttgggCGGCAGCTCCACGCGCATTGCACGTCGTTCGTCCATAAATCAAGCCAAGCCACCGCCGCCAGTGCGACGCAGCTCCTCGGTTACGCCTAGTCCCAACAATAGCAAC ctgctgcagcatcaacaacaaatgcttagCAACTCCAGCGAGcatttgccgccgccgcccgccTTTATGCttgaggcagcaacagcaacatacaacacaacagcaaccacagcaacagATATGCCCAGCTCTGCGCTTAGAGTATCAGAGACAGTGCGCGCTTTGGCAGCGCTGCGGCATCAGCCAGCCTCGCCTGTTGCACTGCGtcgcttgcaacagcagcagcagcaacatacacaacagcaacagcagcaacgcgcGCCTTCACTGCAG ACAACACCACACACTCAGTCCCTGCACCAGTCCCCAGCAACTAGCGCTGAACTAGACTACGAAGCTTACTACAACTCCTATATGCAGCTGCATGCGTacgccaacagccaacagcagcagcagcaacagcaacttcattatcagcagcagcagcagccgcccaCACCGCCGCCCTATCAAGCTCCACCGCCGGCAGATGGC TCGTTTCGCACCTCATCGCCCAGCGCTGGTGGCATCTACGCGCAGCCCAAGCTGATGAGCAACATGTCCAGCTTTCGCACCAGCAGTCCCAGTCCCAATGGTCATGGACATGCTCATGCGCTGCCACCAACACAGCCCAAGGCTAATCCGAATCTAATTGCACAGCTCAATGCACGcatcaacagcaaacagcagcagcagcagcaacaccagcaacagcaacatgttgccgaAGGCATTTATGGCAATGCAGGCGACAACATTTACATGCGCGGCGGTCTCTCCAtgacacagcagcaacagcagcaacacattgACG CAGCTgcgcaacaagcagcacaacgacagcagcagcagcaacaacagcaacagcagcaacattataCATGCCCACCGCCATTAGAAGATCCACCACCGCCGCCCATTTACTCAGCCACTATGCCCAAGAAAATGTCACGCGCTCATGCTGcatacagcagcaacaacagcaaccatcatggcaacagcaacaatagcagcagcagcaacatgtccAATCATATGGCCAGTGCCTATGCTGCAGCCTCAGCCAGCGCTACGTTGCCCAAAAACATgctacaccaacaacaacaacaacagcagcagcaacagcaacgtttgctacagcagcaacaacaacaacaatatcatcAGCCCGCAGGCGTTGGCAATGGTCACGCTAATCAGCGCTCGCAAATGCCactgccccagcagcagcagcaacagttgcagcaacgaCAGCCTCCCATACCATCGCGTCATTCCAGTGTGCAGCAAAAGATTTTCGTTTCAACGAATCCATTTATACAAACGACAGCCGTCAAGTTTCATTCGCCATCGTCGGTGCACTCAACGCCCGCCGCCTCGCCCACCTGCGGCTCGCTCGCCGCAGCTGCATCTTTGGCCAGCATTTATGGCACAACAGCGCGTGGCGgcggcgccgctgctgcctcGCAGCAAtatcatcagcaacagcagcagcagcagcaacactatTATCGCGATGTTGCTGGCGGCAATAATAGCAATGGCGGCTCTGTTTACTATGCCAGCCACAacaacgcccacgcccacgctcaCGCCCATACGCCCCACATGCCCCATGTCCAGGCCCAGGCCCATCATTCAA ACTATGCCGCGAGCACAAATATCGAAAAGACTGGCAACATACGTGCCAAGACCAAGGCTGAATTTCTCGAGAATCTCAATGCGAAATTGGCCAAACAGGGCATGTCCGGACGTGCATTTGCAGTGCGAAATCTAATCAACAGCAAGGCCCTG CCGGATCCGCGCATCTGTCATGAGTCGTTAATGGATCAAATAAAGCGCGGCGCACCGCTTAAGCGTAATCAGAAAATCAACGATCGCAGCGCACccaaaatacattaa